A segment of the Pochonia chlamydosporia 170 chromosome Unknown PCv3seq00013, whole genome shotgun sequence genome:
TGATATTccaatgttgtcaaggaaCTCCATATCGCTTGTGGGTTGCGCGTGAGACCCCGTGTGCATTGATTGGTTTGTGGCGACACATCTCGTTGGTGGGTGTGCTTCATTGTCTGCTGAAAGCAGCCCTTCTTGATCCCTGCTCAGTTTTGTATCAAGGTTTAACCCCTGTGGATTCGGTCCAGACAGATGCAACGTTTGAAGGCCCTTTCGTTGACCTCGCGAAATTGATTCACTGCAAAGGTCCTCGAGGTGGCAAAGCTCTGACCGGCGTGCTTGAGCCACGCGGTTCCGTCGATACACCAAATCGTTTAAAATATGATGGGGCATTTCGTGGCAACTATTGAAATCGACGACATCTGGAAAGAGCGCATTGGCTATGGTCAAATTCAAGGCAGCTCCAACAGTGAACTCGACGTCATAAGGGAGGACGAATCTGGAGAGTGCGTTAGTGAGAAAACCCCTCTGATTTTCCAACACGGAGTGGACGACAAAGGCCACCGCTACAGGAAGATGCTTACCCAGAACACTATACTCGCTAGTAAGGATTTGAAGCGTCTTGGCCGCTGACTTGATCCCTGTGGAGAGGACAGAGCCTGTTTGGGCGAGGAAATCGGTCCAATTTTCGTCACCTTGAAATCCCAACATGCTGAGTCGCTCCTTCATGACCGACAAAAGTAGGGGGCGGGTGGCAAATATCACACACTGTAACAGGCCTTAGGTCAGAAAGCTAAACCCGGGATGGCTGAGCATGATGCGTGGAGTGGACAGTGCAACGAACCTGACGATACAGCAGTGTAAGAAGCCGTGTGTCTCGGGGCATTGTTCCCGCAGATTTCTGGAATTTGATACTGATAatcttctcaatctcttgaGCGTGATGAGCCAACGTGTGCAGAATAGACCTAGTCTGTTCAAGAAACACTGCCAACTCAGTTACACCAGGCTTGTAGACGGCTATTGAGAATGAATACAAGACATTGCACAGGCAACAAGGGTATGGGAATAGGGCGCGTGACTGAACGTACTGGTTAAAATCAGAGACATTAAATGCGAAAGGTTGACCTGAAGGCTTCGGGCGGTGTCAGCCGCTGAGCCTATTCCCGGTGGGTTGACCGGAGTCGTGATATCGCTATCCTGCATCGACATTGGCAGCCCGACAGAAGATGAAAAATGCCTGTCCGTGATGTAGAGCGTCCACCAGAGATCGCGGGCATCAgcagccattttggaaaCTAGTTCATGTTCCGGCAGGTGAGTGTGCATTCCCTCCAATTGCGCAATTCGAATTGCCTGACCGAGCTTATCGAACACAAATGTTAGCAAAATAAATGTTCCCTGTCCGCGAGAAAGATGTTGCCGGACTTACAAAAAAGTTGGCACCTTCACGCTGATCAGTTGAGTACAAGTACAGGCCGCCTAGTGCCAAGATTTCCATTGCCAGGAAACTATCCATCCAGAGAGAATTGGAATCTGGCCATTAATGCCATTGTTCTGAAAAAG
Coding sequences within it:
- a CDS encoding C6 transcription factor (similar to Cordyceps militaris CM01 XP_006667021.1), which encodes MDANSLLKEPRKARRTANGYLKDLQKRTEATRSLLATTTTTTATRKYDQESHDGSQHSPNNDSTLLSESRTTTHTFNTSPISRSSLQDEPLCGQKRSNEKAFGINGVAIFDPRMDATPTSPAMAPIVQFPQLNVLPGSYSGPDPLSGPASYPPPNTMKDPNAGSVVGPDPGSMSSHYPQVASPLSSIWSSTFTMPAKTIRNTQRNKRAWMWLAPWSTWSFTVRLTPMLTETLYPGDSSLPPSLFSTEIYSLKYKTSTACDVPYVTDLPSNLPIYEEDELEDEIRDFYPNALQRATESPLWFCKFLLTIAFGTAFHAPPRDSPDPPGSNFLAMEILALGGLYLYSTDQREGANFFLGQAIRIAQLEGMHTHLPEHELVSKMAADARDLWWTLYITDRHFSSSVGLPMSMQDSDITTPVNPPGIGSAADTARSLQVNLSHLMSLILTTVYKPGVTELAVFLEQTRSILHTLAHHAQEIEKIISIKFQKSAGTMPRDTRLLTLLYRQCVIFATRPLLLSVMKERLSMLGFQGDENWTDFLAQTGSVLSTGIKSAAKTLQILTSEYSVLGKHLPVAVAFVVHSVLENQRGFLTNALSRFVLPYDVEFTVGAALNLTIANALFPDVVDFNSCHEMPHHILNDLVYRRNRVAQARRSELCHLEDLCSESISRGQRKGLQTLHLSGPNPQGLNLDTKLSRDQEGLLSADNEAHPPTRCVATNQSMHTGSHAQPTSDMEFLDNIGISSDEFLSIVQQMGDSGTFPDNMLTLS